One window from the genome of Paenibacillus azoreducens encodes:
- a CDS encoding hybrid sensor histidine kinase/response regulator transcription factor, whose translation MFNFKKQWHWYHWILFLMRILWLSHIMILAWRQPELFHSPIGLVVTLSVLVFIIPLLLHQLYPKGYLPAEIGLAGSFSIYLAGQNAEFSWQFIIFACMIAFFCRNKTTRWAALALVLMISAAIAWAANESRYDIWFTYTLNHAIAFALGYGWQLFVLHQRQNEIIQEQSRVLEQHLAKVEQLTLIEERNRLSHELHDTIGHTLTSIIVGVESLRPSCPQELDARMETIANLARYGLEDIRKHLHHLSEPLPNILTESLQQLVEDFAQSTGVAVHFRIFGHEVKVSKRISLCLHRCLQESLTNAVRHGKANLIQIHLFFDEYELRMQIEDNGQGMEQIDHGFGLDGMKERLTELAGHLSIHSTPNIGTLVVCTIPLRKEPSNQEISILLVDDQPIITESLQRILEQQQGFAVVGTAAHGQEAIKQCELHRPDVVLMDVRMPVLDGLEALRQIKQNWPEIRVVMLTTFDDMQQASLSLQLGAEGYLLKSAHPHELCQALKAVYNGGTWIDQGMAAQVFKEIKQQQRQQQNLQGSKPQKEQGEYPYGLSKRELDILLHLTSGLRYKSIANKMFLSEGTVRNYCSNLYSKLGVRNREDAIAKARQERLCEIDGA comes from the coding sequence ATGTTCAATTTTAAGAAGCAGTGGCATTGGTATCATTGGATATTATTTTTGATGCGCATTTTATGGTTAAGTCATATTATGATTCTCGCATGGCGCCAACCTGAGCTGTTTCATTCGCCAATAGGTTTGGTTGTTACATTATCTGTGTTAGTGTTTATCATACCGCTCCTGCTGCACCAGTTGTATCCCAAAGGGTATCTGCCGGCAGAAATCGGTCTTGCAGGTTCGTTTAGCATTTATTTAGCCGGACAAAACGCCGAATTTTCATGGCAATTTATCATTTTTGCCTGCATGATCGCTTTCTTTTGCCGCAATAAAACCACCCGCTGGGCAGCGCTTGCGCTTGTGTTAATGATTTCTGCCGCAATCGCTTGGGCCGCTAACGAGTCTCGGTATGATATCTGGTTTACTTATACGCTCAATCACGCAATCGCTTTTGCGCTGGGATACGGATGGCAGTTATTCGTGCTTCATCAGCGGCAGAACGAGATTATCCAGGAACAAAGCCGTGTGTTGGAGCAGCATCTGGCAAAAGTAGAACAACTCACACTAATTGAGGAACGTAATCGGCTGTCACATGAGCTTCATGACACCATTGGCCATACCCTCACTTCTATCATTGTTGGCGTTGAGTCATTGCGGCCGTCATGCCCTCAAGAATTGGATGCTCGCATGGAAACCATTGCAAATCTCGCTCGTTACGGGCTCGAGGATATCCGCAAACATTTGCATCATCTTTCGGAACCTCTTCCGAACATATTGACAGAATCACTGCAGCAGTTGGTTGAAGACTTTGCCCAATCCACCGGAGTAGCCGTGCATTTCCGAATTTTCGGGCATGAGGTGAAGGTTAGCAAGCGTATCAGCCTTTGTCTGCATCGCTGCCTGCAAGAATCACTGACGAATGCTGTCCGGCACGGCAAAGCAAACCTGATTCAAATCCATTTATTCTTTGATGAATATGAGCTGCGAATGCAGATCGAGGATAACGGCCAAGGCATGGAACAAATCGATCATGGTTTTGGATTGGACGGAATGAAGGAACGGCTCACAGAGCTTGCGGGCCATTTATCAATCCACTCCACGCCAAACATCGGCACTTTGGTTGTATGTACGATACCGCTCAGAAAAGAACCATCGAATCAGGAAATTTCGATCTTGCTTGTTGACGATCAACCGATCATTACCGAAAGCTTGCAGCGTATTCTTGAGCAGCAGCAAGGTTTTGCGGTCGTCGGTACAGCTGCACATGGTCAAGAAGCGATTAAGCAATGTGAGCTGCATCGCCCCGATGTCGTGCTTATGGATGTGCGGATGCCTGTCTTGGACGGGCTCGAGGCACTTCGTCAGATTAAACAAAATTGGCCGGAAATACGGGTCGTCATGCTTACCACTTTTGACGATATGCAGCAGGCTTCTCTTTCGCTTCAGTTGGGTGCGGAAGGATATTTGCTGAAGTCGGCCCATCCGCATGAATTATGCCAAGCATTAAAAGCCGTTTACAATGGGGGAACGTGGATCGATCAAGGCATGGCCGCTCAAGTGTTCAAGGAAATCAAGCAGCAGCAGAGGCAGCAGCAAAATTTGCAAGGCAGCAAGCCACAGAAAGAACAAGGGGAATATCCTTACGGATTATCGAAACGCGAGCTTGACATACTGCTTCATTTGACAAGCGGATTGCGTTACAAATCCATTGCGAACAAGATGTTTTTATCGGAGGGCACGGTCCGGAACTACTGCTCCAACCTTTACTCCAAGCTTGGCGTCCGAAATCGCGAAGACGCTATTGCGAAGGCAAGACAAGAACGATTGTGTGAAATCGACGGGGCTTAG
- a CDS encoding HAD family hydrolase — protein sequence MKKIKGIIFDMDNTILQSRIDLESMKKETFGYLVSRGILPADLDITNHTSSTIIAEATKTGLMTDQLIKEMWEIPKRFEVIGMKDADLESGVTELLKELHDRFCMVVVTNNSIEAAEVALRDNGILNYFDCVVGREMMKLMKPSPDGFLYVLKRYGNILAEEWISVGDSWIDGKASTEAGVRFIAYQGDVELMNKMGVYPSAEITDIGELKRFI from the coding sequence ATGAAGAAGATTAAAGGGATCATTTTTGACATGGACAATACAATATTGCAATCGAGAATTGATTTGGAATCGATGAAAAAAGAGACTTTCGGATATCTGGTTTCACGGGGAATACTCCCTGCTGATCTCGATATTACTAACCATACATCATCAACCATCATTGCGGAAGCCACAAAAACAGGCTTAATGACGGATCAATTAATTAAGGAAATGTGGGAAATTCCAAAGAGATTTGAAGTTATTGGCATGAAAGATGCCGATCTTGAGTCAGGAGTTACTGAACTTCTTAAGGAATTACATGATAGGTTCTGCATGGTAGTTGTTACGAATAATTCGATTGAAGCTGCCGAAGTTGCGTTAAGAGATAATGGCATTCTGAACTATTTCGATTGCGTTGTCGGCAGAGAAATGATGAAGTTAATGAAGCCATCCCCTGATGGATTTCTTTATGTATTGAAACGGTATGGGAATATTTTGGCGGAAGAATGGATATCAGTCGGAGATTCTTGGATTGACGGCAAGGCATCGACAGAAGCTGGGGTGCGTTTTATTGCGTATCAAGGAGATGTTGAATTGATGAACAAAATGGGGGTTTATCCAAGTGCAGAAATAACGGATATAGGAGAATTAAAAAGATTTATTTAG
- a CDS encoding class I SAM-dependent methyltransferase, which produces MNSMTRDKALQYARYRLPYSIEASKFVIETANVSQGIIADIGSGTGLLTQHFVGEVEKVFAIEPEFEMRKISYELMKQREGIEYIDGVAEETSLPDQSIDLIVAANAYHRFNPEAAIKEFARILKPQGWLAIFSYYDDHNFFRDTMLVCNIAQYNERLAATRHQEPVTYFYGDSAPHRFLFKQEHYETWDEYWGAVVSGMEAPDESEDWFEIFQEAHKQRFNKIASNGQITVRYSTEVWLGQPKYG; this is translated from the coding sequence ATGAATTCAATGACACGTGATAAAGCTCTGCAATATGCCAGGTATCGGCTGCCGTATTCAATAGAAGCCAGTAAATTTGTCATTGAAACGGCAAACGTTAGTCAAGGAATAATAGCTGATATTGGTTCGGGAACCGGACTTCTCACACAGCATTTTGTAGGTGAAGTAGAGAAGGTATTTGCAATCGAACCCGAATTTGAAATGCGCAAGATTTCATATGAACTAATGAAGCAACGAGAAGGCATTGAATATATAGATGGAGTAGCTGAGGAGACTAGCCTGCCTGATCAGTCCATTGATTTAATAGTTGCGGCAAATGCCTATCATAGATTTAACCCGGAGGCTGCAATCAAAGAATTTGCAAGAATCCTTAAGCCCCAAGGATGGTTGGCGATATTTTCCTATTATGATGATCACAATTTTTTTCGGGATACAATGCTCGTATGCAACATTGCACAATATAATGAACGGTTAGCAGCAACAAGGCATCAGGAGCCAGTTACATATTTTTATGGAGATTCAGCGCCTCATAGATTTCTATTTAAGCAAGAGCATTACGAGACATGGGATGAATATTGGGGAGCGGTAGTTTCAGGCATGGAGGCGCCAGACGAAAGCGAGGACTGGTTTGAGATATTTCAGGAAGCCCATAAACAACGTTTTAATAAAATAGCGTCCAATGGCCAAATCACAGTAAGGTATAGTACGGAAGTATGGCTCGGTCAACCCAAATATGGATAA
- a CDS encoding Type 1 glutamine amidotransferase-like domain-containing protein: MRQIIAMGGGGFSMEPENPLLDQYILEQAQSNRPKVCFIPTASGDADGYIQRFYHSFENHPCRPSHLSLFKNTPHDLEDYILEKDILYVGGGNTRNMLVLWQEWNLDQYIKKAWENHVILAGLSAGAICWFEEGVTDSLPGVLTRLECLGFLKGSSCPHYDGEADRRTSYHRLLKNKEINGGIAMDDGVAVHYQDEQIFDVVSSRPLARAYQVTCTDHEVTETEMIPTYLGCE, encoded by the coding sequence ATGAGACAAATCATAGCCATGGGCGGCGGCGGTTTTTCGATGGAGCCTGAGAATCCCTTATTAGATCAGTATATATTAGAGCAAGCCCAATCCAATCGTCCTAAAGTTTGTTTCATTCCAACCGCTAGCGGAGATGCAGATGGATATATACAGAGATTTTATCATTCATTTGAAAATCATCCTTGCCGGCCCTCGCATTTATCTTTGTTTAAGAACACTCCCCACGATCTTGAGGACTATATTCTTGAAAAGGATATTCTGTATGTTGGCGGCGGGAATACTAGAAATATGCTGGTGTTATGGCAGGAATGGAACCTGGATCAATACATAAAAAAAGCCTGGGAGAATCACGTCATATTAGCCGGACTGAGTGCGGGAGCGATCTGCTGGTTTGAAGAAGGGGTTACGGATTCGTTGCCGGGTGTACTAACGCGGTTGGAGTGCCTGGGGTTCCTAAAGGGAAGCAGTTGCCCTCATTATGATGGGGAAGCGGATCGCAGAACCAGCTACCATCGACTATTAAAAAACAAAGAAATCAACGGCGGAATTGCCATGGATGATGGAGTGGCGGTTCATTACCAGGATGAGCAGATTTTTGATGTTGTTAGCTCAAGGCCTCTGGCCAGGGCCTATCAAGTTACTTGTACTGATCATGAGGTCACGGAAACCGAAATGATTCCGACGTATTTGGGATGTGAATAA
- a CDS encoding GNAT family N-acetyltransferase, which translates to MIITVSLTDPSTKFIINNLYPLYLHDLSEIWGWKPNKYGVYEEDETSTLSEQNKVFDIWWSNPSVLFPYLIKVDHIPAGFALVGTPPYTPHGSDYYLHEYFVLRPYRGMDVAEKAAVEVFNQHSGTWELQTNPKETNKRAQAFWRKTINHYTEGSYYEEISETKNDGIKLIFRFANNASTSSLNP; encoded by the coding sequence ATGATAATCACTGTAAGTCTGACCGATCCAAGTACCAAATTTATTATCAATAATCTGTACCCATTGTATTTGCATGATCTGTCAGAGATTTGGGGATGGAAACCGAATAAGTATGGGGTTTATGAAGAGGATGAAACATCGACGTTGAGTGAGCAAAATAAAGTTTTTGACATATGGTGGTCCAATCCCTCCGTACTGTTCCCATATTTGATTAAAGTAGATCATATTCCAGCGGGATTCGCGCTAGTAGGTACGCCACCATATACGCCACATGGCAGCGATTATTATTTACATGAATATTTTGTGTTGAGACCATATCGCGGCATGGACGTGGCTGAAAAGGCAGCAGTTGAAGTGTTTAATCAACATTCAGGCACTTGGGAGCTGCAGACGAACCCGAAGGAAACGAATAAAAGAGCACAAGCTTTTTGGAGAAAGACAATTAATCATTATACGGAAGGCTCCTATTACGAAGAGATCTCGGAAACGAAAAATGACGGAATCAAGTTGATTTTCAGATTTGCTAATAATGCTTCTACATCTTCTCTAAATCCATAA
- a CDS encoding DMP19 family protein: protein MELHKILNELISWETLHQGSAEDIVSEICMNLYSDRGIQARTYFEQLPMWLQDIILIIDFDTELNMNGIIGFLENSSGQYLDETIDSLKRIGADQDYLTLHNIKLILMSSGIDPSLLRANLNNQSEYTISSSQMIHGLDFDEVLDEAENLYLNQDRNIFENLFEYVEMNRSLFIREMEEC from the coding sequence ATGGAACTCCATAAAATCTTAAATGAACTCATTTCCTGGGAAACATTACATCAGGGCTCCGCCGAAGATATCGTTAGCGAAATATGCATGAATCTTTATTCGGACAGAGGCATTCAAGCGAGAACTTATTTTGAGCAGCTCCCGATGTGGTTGCAGGATATTATACTGATCATTGATTTTGACACGGAATTAAATATGAACGGAATTATCGGCTTTCTCGAAAACTCTTCGGGTCAATATCTCGATGAAACGATAGACAGCCTGAAACGGATCGGTGCCGATCAAGACTATTTAACGCTTCATAATATTAAACTGATTCTGATGAGCAGCGGCATTGATCCAAGTTTGTTAAGGGCTAATTTGAATAACCAAAGTGAATATACAATCTCCAGCAGTCAGATGATCCATGGACTGGATTTTGATGAAGTGTTGGATGAAGCAGAGAATTTATATCTAAACCAAGACAGAAATATTTTTGAAAATTTATTTGAATATGTAGAGATGAATCGTTCTTTATTCATTAGGGAGATGGAGGAATGTTAA
- a CDS encoding carbon-nitrogen hydrolase family protein, with translation MEKRLVKVAVVQSAPILFDKRSAMSRIDKMTRDAAAQGAQLIVFPEVFLPGYPRGLCFGSRVGSRNAEGRLDFERYWQNAIVIPGEEVETLGELAEELGVYLVVGVVERDQEFSRGTLYNTIIYVGPDGTLLGKHRKLVPTASERLLWGQGDGSTLTVIDTPFGRVGGLICWENYMPLARMAMYAKGIDIYVAPTADARDTWQSTIRHIACEGRCFVVSCNQYATKATYPEDLACYDDIKADDEILSRGGSAIVGPLGEYVAEPLYNQEGVLIATLDLHQVPQSRFDFDVTGHYSRPDVFQLNVNEKKQDVVRAVESIWM, from the coding sequence ATGGAAAAAAGACTGGTTAAAGTAGCCGTTGTTCAATCGGCGCCGATTTTATTCGATAAGCGGTCCGCGATGAGTAGAATCGACAAGATGACTAGAGACGCAGCTGCGCAAGGCGCACAGTTGATCGTTTTTCCAGAGGTGTTTTTGCCGGGATATCCAAGAGGTTTGTGTTTTGGATCGCGTGTCGGAAGCCGTAATGCCGAGGGAAGACTGGATTTTGAACGTTATTGGCAAAATGCGATCGTAATTCCGGGTGAAGAGGTCGAAACACTTGGTGAATTAGCCGAGGAATTGGGCGTCTATCTGGTTGTCGGCGTAGTCGAGCGAGATCAGGAATTCAGCCGTGGAACGTTATACAATACGATCATTTACGTTGGGCCGGACGGCACGCTGCTTGGCAAACACAGAAAACTTGTTCCGACAGCCTCCGAACGGCTGCTGTGGGGACAAGGAGACGGCAGTACGCTGACGGTCATCGATACGCCATTTGGTAGAGTGGGCGGGCTGATCTGCTGGGAGAATTATATGCCGCTGGCCCGTATGGCCATGTATGCCAAAGGCATTGACATCTATGTCGCACCTACGGCGGATGCCCGTGATACTTGGCAGTCGACAATTCGCCATATTGCCTGCGAAGGCCGCTGTTTCGTGGTTTCCTGCAACCAATACGCCACCAAAGCAACGTATCCCGAAGATTTGGCTTGCTATGATGACATCAAAGCGGATGATGAGATTTTATCCCGTGGGGGAAGCGCCATCGTCGGCCCGCTTGGGGAGTACGTCGCTGAGCCGCTCTACAATCAGGAGGGGGTTCTGATTGCCACGCTTGATCTTCATCAGGTTCCGCAAAGCCGGTTCGATTTTGACGTTACGGGTCATTACAGCCGCCCGGATGTCTTTCAGCTTAATGTTAACGAGAAAAAGCAGGATGTTGTCCGCGCTGTAGAAAGTATCTGGATGTAA
- a CDS encoding PLP-dependent aminotransferase family protein, translating into MWKPDRQSKKPLYEQIADHLEQRISYGEFPPGSLLPSERKLAEQLGVNRSTVILAFAELRSLGIIESRSGSGTRVSQYKWGATPKHTPNWKRYAEGGSFLPNVPFLRRIREALNQNPTLVDFASGELSADLAPMDEIASLMRGHHYTSYLGYDNPQGYTPLRQALEKYLVKYRDIQTTESSILITSGSQQSLFLITQCLLSPGDAVAIEDPSYCYSLPMFQSAGLRLFRLPVDRDGVQPEEIRNLYKKHRIKMIFTNPNFQNPTGTVLNDERRNKLLEIAAELGLPIVEDDPYSLTDYAGVPRPPLKSMDTTGSIIYIGSFSKIAASGLRIGWMVAPNSIVERLADARQQMDFGLSVIPQQVAGQFLKSEHFEPHLDRLRMQLLYKRDLLIEALQKELPDLIQFNIPQGGHHLWCKLVPAVNDAKLLEESIKNGVVFVPGSVYGSDSGFVRFTFARAKAEDIGPGIAGFAKALRELIH; encoded by the coding sequence ATGTGGAAGCCTGATCGTCAGAGCAAAAAACCACTATATGAACAAATTGCCGATCATCTGGAACAAAGAATTTCCTACGGCGAATTTCCGCCCGGCAGCCTGCTGCCTTCCGAACGCAAGCTTGCCGAACAATTGGGCGTGAACCGAAGTACGGTGATTTTAGCTTTTGCCGAGCTTAGGTCCCTGGGAATCATTGAAAGCCGTTCCGGCAGCGGAACGCGCGTAAGCCAATATAAATGGGGCGCTACCCCCAAACATACGCCGAACTGGAAAAGATATGCCGAAGGCGGCAGCTTTCTTCCGAATGTGCCTTTCCTGCGACGAATCCGGGAAGCCCTGAACCAGAACCCCACACTTGTTGATTTTGCGAGCGGCGAGCTTTCGGCGGATCTGGCTCCGATGGATGAAATTGCCTCGTTGATGCGCGGCCATCATTACACCTCCTATTTGGGCTATGACAATCCGCAAGGATATACTCCGCTGAGACAAGCGCTTGAAAAGTATCTCGTCAAATACCGTGATATCCAAACGACGGAATCGTCGATTTTGATCACGTCAGGATCGCAGCAATCATTATTTTTGATTACGCAGTGCCTGCTGTCTCCCGGAGATGCCGTGGCGATCGAAGACCCATCATATTGCTATTCCTTGCCCATGTTCCAATCGGCGGGGCTCCGGTTATTCAGGCTGCCTGTAGACCGTGATGGCGTTCAGCCGGAGGAAATACGCAACTTATACAAAAAACACCGCATCAAGATGATTTTTACGAACCCTAACTTTCAAAATCCAACGGGAACGGTGCTTAACGATGAGAGGCGGAACAAACTGCTGGAAATCGCCGCCGAATTGGGGCTCCCGATCGTCGAAGATGATCCGTACAGCTTGACGGATTACGCAGGTGTCCCCCGTCCTCCGCTCAAATCGATGGATACGACCGGGTCCATTATTTATATAGGTTCATTTTCCAAAATCGCCGCATCGGGCCTTCGGATCGGATGGATGGTAGCCCCGAATTCCATTGTGGAAAGATTGGCGGATGCCCGACAGCAGATGGATTTTGGGCTCAGCGTCATTCCGCAGCAGGTCGCGGGCCAGTTTTTAAAATCGGAACATTTTGAGCCTCATCTCGACCGTCTGCGGATGCAGCTCCTGTATAAGCGCGATCTTCTCATCGAAGCGCTGCAGAAAGAGCTTCCGGATCTGATTCAATTTAATATCCCGCAAGGGGGACATCATTTGTGGTGCAAGCTGGTTCCTGCGGTCAATGACGCCAAGCTGCTCGAAGAGTCCATCAAAAACGGGGTTGTTTTCGTGCCTGGCAGCGTTTACGGCTCGGATTCCGGTTTCGTAAGATTTACGTTTGCGCGCGCCAAAGCGGAGGATATCGGACCGGGCATTGCAGGCTTTGCCAAAGCCCTGCGGGAATTGATCCACTAA
- a CDS encoding sodium-dependent transporter — protein MTTPRKNPAASGKNDRFSSAGFILAAIGSSVGLGNMWKFPYITGENGGAAFFLLFIVCLIIIGLPVLLAELAIGRAGRGSAATSFVKAGGSKIFGRLGLLQVIAPFLILTFYIIVAGWTLHYAVQSFSGHLYSNADFKGQFNNFIGGYMPIVWQAVAVLITGFVVIKGISGGIEKFNKIVIPGLIILLIVLMIRAVSLPGAGEGVSFFLKPDFSKLNAESALVALGHAFFSLSLGMGILLTYGAYVDKRQSLGSATLAIGAGDLIYAFVAGLIIFPTTASFGIAPDSGPSLVFIALPAAFSAMPFGAIFGGLFFILLAIAALTSSVSLLEVPVSFTMDRWGWSRTKSVLIISVLVLLLGLPSALSFGIVPAFTDMGGKNFFDWLDFITSNILLPVGGFITTLFAGYFWKGAAEAAGLKSGWFRVWLFMLRYVAPILVLLVLLHTTGIIKFK, from the coding sequence ATGACAACACCGCGAAAAAACCCAGCGGCGTCAGGAAAAAACGATCGTTTTTCTTCGGCAGGGTTTATTTTAGCCGCCATCGGAAGTTCCGTAGGACTTGGAAACATGTGGAAGTTTCCGTACATTACGGGCGAAAATGGCGGTGCAGCTTTTTTTCTGCTTTTTATCGTTTGTCTGATCATCATCGGTTTACCTGTGCTGCTGGCTGAATTGGCTATCGGGCGCGCAGGCAGAGGCAGCGCAGCCACAAGTTTCGTCAAAGCTGGCGGCTCCAAAATTTTCGGCCGGCTCGGTTTGCTTCAGGTCATCGCTCCTTTTCTCATCCTGACCTTTTACATCATTGTGGCGGGCTGGACGCTCCATTATGCGGTACAATCTTTCAGCGGACATTTGTACAGCAACGCGGATTTCAAAGGACAATTTAACAACTTTATCGGCGGCTATATGCCGATCGTCTGGCAGGCAGTTGCCGTTCTGATAACGGGCTTTGTCGTTATTAAAGGAATTTCCGGAGGCATCGAAAAATTCAACAAGATCGTCATTCCCGGCTTGATCATCCTTCTGATCGTCTTGATGATCCGTGCCGTTTCCTTGCCGGGGGCAGGTGAAGGTGTATCGTTTTTCCTGAAACCCGATTTCTCTAAGCTGAATGCGGAATCGGCCTTGGTCGCTCTTGGACATGCCTTCTTCTCCCTGTCTTTGGGCATGGGCATTTTGCTGACTTATGGAGCTTACGTGGACAAGCGCCAATCGCTCGGATCGGCGACGCTCGCCATCGGGGCCGGCGACTTGATTTATGCTTTTGTTGCCGGGCTCATCATTTTCCCGACAACCGCCTCCTTCGGGATCGCACCTGACTCGGGGCCAAGCCTCGTGTTTATCGCCCTGCCGGCGGCCTTTTCGGCCATGCCGTTCGGAGCGATTTTCGGCGGGTTGTTTTTTATCCTGCTCGCGATCGCTGCCCTTACTTCGTCGGTATCCCTGCTGGAAGTTCCCGTCTCCTTTACGATGGACCGCTGGGGCTGGAGCCGAACGAAATCTGTCCTGATCATCAGCGTATTGGTACTGCTCCTAGGCCTGCCATCCGCGCTGTCCTTCGGCATCGTACCGGCCTTTACGGATATGGGGGGCAAAAATTTCTTTGATTGGCTCGACTTTATTACCTCCAACATCCTGCTGCCGGTGGGCGGTTTCATCACCACCCTGTTTGCGGGTTACTTCTGGAAAGGTGCTGCGGAGGCGGCGGGCCTCAAGTCCGGATGGTTCCGGGTGTGGCTGTTTATGCTTCGATATGTCGCTCCGATTCTCGTTCTTCTTGTGCTTTTGCATACGACGGGAATCATTAAATTCAAATAA
- the fsa gene encoding fructose-6-phosphate aldolase, with translation MKFFIDTANLHDIQSAYKIGVLSGVTTNPSLVAKEGVKFEDRIAEILQAVPEVESVSAEVTPDAETAEEMIAQADELIKINNHDPKVTIKLPMTLAGLEACRYLSRKGVKTNVTLIFTVNQALLAARAGATYVSPFLGRLDDISEDGVLLVDKIAQLFRTHNLDTQIIAASVRHPDHVTRVAMAGAHIATVPFAVIAQLAKHPLTDQGLAKFAADWKNSVK, from the coding sequence ATGAAATTTTTTATTGATACCGCCAATCTTCATGATATTCAATCCGCCTATAAAATCGGGGTTCTGTCCGGCGTGACGACAAACCCTTCTCTGGTCGCTAAAGAAGGCGTTAAATTCGAGGATCGCATCGCCGAAATTTTGCAGGCGGTTCCGGAAGTCGAATCGGTCTCCGCCGAAGTGACGCCGGATGCGGAAACAGCGGAAGAGATGATTGCGCAAGCGGATGAACTTATCAAGATCAACAACCATGATCCTAAAGTTACGATCAAGCTGCCGATGACCCTTGCAGGGTTGGAAGCCTGCCGTTATTTGTCCCGTAAAGGGGTCAAAACGAATGTCACGTTGATTTTTACCGTCAACCAGGCGCTGCTTGCGGCCCGAGCAGGTGCAACATACGTATCGCCTTTCCTGGGGCGGCTGGATGACATTTCGGAAGACGGGGTTCTTCTGGTGGACAAAATTGCGCAGCTGTTCCGCACGCATAACCTGGATACGCAAATTATTGCCGCATCGGTCCGTCATCCGGATCACGTGACCCGTGTAGCGATGGCAGGCGCCCATATCGCCACGGTGCCGTTCGCCGTCATTGCGCAGCTTGCGAAACATCCGCTGACCGACCAAGGTCTTGCCAAATTTGCGGCCGACTGGAAAAACAGCGTCAAATAA